In the Gasterosteus aculeatus chromosome X, fGasAcu3.hap1.1, whole genome shotgun sequence genome, one interval contains:
- the LOC120809801 gene encoding E3 ubiquitin-protein ligase TRIM21-like — protein MSAASCLQTEDQFLCSICLDVFTHPVTIPCGHNFCKACITDHWNVNAPSNCPNCNQGFNTRPELQVNTFISEMAAQFRLSTQQKASSSSSEQQAAQPGEVPCDVCTGTKVKALKSCLVCLVSYCEAHLEPHLTTSGLKRHQLMDPVENLEGRMCTKHDKLLELFCKTDQMCVCMLCTVLDHKNHDVVPLGEEYGGKKAELGKTEAEVQQMIQKRRLKIQEIKHSVELSEEAADREVAEGVLVFSALKESVERSQAELIDTIKEKQRKKQKQAEGFIIELEQEISELKKRSTEVEQLSHSEDHLHLLQSFRTLNTAPPTKDWTGVRVSAPSYEGTVVRAVHQLEKKLSKQMKKLLEVELKRVQQSAVDVTLDPDTAHPQLILSDGEKQVKDGAVEKNLPDNPERFNCYPVVLGKQSFSSGRFYYEVQVKGKTDWWLGVVRESINRKGNISPSPQNGYWTIWLRNENSYSAWAGPSVRLSLESRPEKVGVFVDYEEGLVSFYDVGAAALIYSFTDCCFTEKLYPLFSPFINYNGKNSAPLIISAVNHTE, from the coding sequence ATGTCTGCTGCCAGCTGTCTGCAGACAGAAGATCAGTTTCTGTGCTCCATCTGTCTGGACGTGTTCACTCATCCAGTCACCATACCATGTGGACACAACTTCTGTAAAGCCTGCATCACTGACCACTGGAACGTTAATGCCCCGTCTAACTGTCCTAACTGTAACCAGGGTTTTAACACCAGACCTGAGCTGCAGGTCAACACATTCATCTCTGAGATGGCTGCTCAGTTCAGACTGTCAACTCAacagaaagccagcagcagcagctccgagCAACAAGCTGCCCAACCAGGAGAAGTTCCCTGTGACGTCTGCACTGGAACCAAAGTGAAGGCCCTCAAGTCCTGCCTGGTGTGTCTGGTCTCCTACTGTGAGGCTCACCTGGAGCCTCATCTGACTACGTCAGGTCTGAAGAGACATCAGCTGATGGACCCTGTGGAGAACCTGGAAGGCAGGATGTGTACGAAGCACGATAAACTGCTGGAGCTGTTCTGTAAGACCGACcagatgtgtgtctgcatgctctGCACTGTTTTAGACCACAAGAACCATGATGTTGTTCCTCTGGGAGAAGAATATGGAGGAAAGAAGGCCGAGCTGGGGAAGACTGAGGCTGAAGTCCAGCAGATGATCCAGAAGAGACGGCTGAAGATTCAGGAGATCAAACACTCAGTGGAGCTCAGTGAGGAAGcagcagacagagaggtagCAGAAGGTGTCCTGGTCTTCAGCgctctgaaggagtctgttgagAGAAGCCAGGCGGAGCTCATCGACACCatcaaagagaagcagagaaagaaacagaaacaggCTGAAGGCTTCATCATCGAGCTGGAACAGGAGATCTCTGAGCTGAAGAAGAGAAGCActgaggtggagcagctctcACACTCTGAagaccacctccacctcctccagagctTCAGGACCCTGAACACTGCTCCACCCACCAAGGACTGGACAGGAGTCAGAGTcagtgcaccttcatatgaggggactgtggtgagagctgtgcaccagctggagaagaagctcagtaaacagatgaagaagctgctggaggtCGAGCTGAAGAGAGTCCAGCAGTCTGCAGTGGATGTGACACTTGATCCTGATACAGCACATCCTCAACTCATCCTGTCTGATGGTGAAAAACAAGTTAAAGATGGAGCTGTAGAGAAGAATCTCCCAGACAATCCAGAGAGATTTAATTGTTATCCTGTTGTTTTAGGAAAGCAGAGTTTCTCTTCAGGTAGATTTTACTACGAGGTTCAGGTTAAAGGGAAGACTGACTGGTGGTTAGGAGTGGTGAGAGAGTCCATCAACAGGAAGGGAAACATCTCACCGTCTCCTCAGAATGGTTACTGGACGATATGGTTGAGGAATGAGAATAGTTACTCTGCTTGGGCTGGCCCAtcagtccgtctctctctggagTCCCGGCCTGAGaaggtgggggtgtttgtggaTTATGAGGAGGGTCTGGTCTCCTTTTATGACGTtggtgctgcagctctgatCTACTCCTTTACTGACTGCTGCTTCACTGAGAAACTCTACCCTCTCTTTAGTCCATTTATTAATTATAATGGTAAAaactctgctcctctgatcatctctgctgtcaatcacactgagTAG
- the LOC120809199 gene encoding E3 ubiquitin/ISG15 ligase TRIM25-like, with translation MSAASCLLTEDQFLCSICLDVFTHPVTIPCGHNFCKACITDHWNVDAPSNCPNCNQGFNTRPELRVNTFISEMAAQFRLSAQQKASSSSSEQQAAQPGEVPCDVCTGTKVKALKSCLVCLVSYCEAHLEPHLTTSGLKRHQLMDPVENLEGRMCTKHDKLLELFCKTDQMCVCMLCTVLDHKNHDVVPLREEYEGKKAELGKAEAEVQQMIQKRCCYTHKFPPGDE, from the coding sequence ATGTCTGCTGCCAGCTGTCTGCTGACTGAAGATCAGTTCCTGTGCTCCATCTGTCTGGACGTGTTCACTCATCCAGTCACCATACCATGTGGACACAACTTCTGTAAAGCCTGCATCACTGACCACTGGAACGTTGATGCCCCGTCTAACTGTCCCAACTGTAACCAGGGTTTTAACACCAGACCTGAACTTCGGGTCAACACGTTTATCTCTGAGATGGCTGCTCAGTTCAGACTGTCAGCTCAgcagaaagccagcagcagcagctcagagcaaCAAGCTGCCCAACCAGGAGAAGTTCCCTGTGACGTCTGCACTGGAACCAAAGTGAAGGCCCTCAAGTCCTGCCTGGTGTGTCTGGTCTCCTACTGTGAGGCTCATCTGGAGCCTCATCTGACTACGTCAGGTCTGAAGAGACATCAGCTGATGGACCCTGTGGAGAACCTGGAAGGCAGGATGTGTACAAAGCACGATAAACTGCTGGAGCTGTTCTGTAAGACCGACcagatgtgtgtctgcatgctctGCACTGTTTTAGACCACAAGAACCACGATGTTGTTCCTCTGAGAGAAGAATATGAAGGAAAGAAGGCCGAGCTGGGGAAGGCTGAGGCTGAAGTCCAGCAGATGATCCAGAAGAGATGCTGCTATACACACAAATTTCCCCCTGGGGATGAATAA